A single window of Nasonia vitripennis strain AsymCx chromosome 4, Nvit_psr_1.1, whole genome shotgun sequence DNA harbors:
- the LOC100123018 gene encoding peroxisomal multifunctional enzyme type 2 isoform X2, with protein sequence MWRNGNRIHFQTTVVENNSNVITGAYMDLKEVKTPSIMSNLCSAAKNLESDAVFAQMADYVKSHPEQVKKINGVFHYIVTSKGEPQADWTLDLKKCVVYKGKPEGKVDTTLTIDDKDMIQLALGKLNPQMAFMKGKLKIKGNIMLTQKLKSLIDANKPKL encoded by the exons ATGTGGCGCAACGGCAATAGGATTCATTTCCAAactacagttgtagaaaataaCTCTAATGTTATAACTGGTGCTTACATGGACCTGAAAGAAGTCAAGACTCCGTCCATCATGTCCAACTTGTGCTCCGCTGCCAAAAATTTAGAAAGTGATGCTGTCTTTGCTCAGATGGCTGATTACGTTAAATCTCATCCAGAACAAGTTAAGAAGATAAATGGAGTATTCCACTACATTGTTACCTCAAAGGGAGAGCCCCAGGCTGATTGGA CTTTGGACTTGAAAAAATGTGTTGTATACAAAGGAAAACCTGAAGGAAAAGTTGATACTACACTCACAATTGATGACAAGGACATGATTCAACTG GCTCTTGGAAAGCTGAACCCACAAATGGCATTCATGAAGGGAAAACTAAAGATCAAGGGAAACATTATGTTGACCCAGAAATTGAAGTCGTTAATTGATGCCAACAAACCaaagttgtaa
- the LOC100678366 gene encoding transcription factor Sox-14, translating into MMSSHQQHPALGLFSGMDLHRMDMAAAAAAAQEQQSAAAAHHHHHHQQQQQQQHHHSHHHHHQAQSVASPQEQHIKRPMNAFMVWSRIQRKKIALDNPKMHNSEISKRLGAEWKLLSEGQKQPFIDEAKRLRAKHMKEHPDYKYRPRRKPKVPVSAIPGGKNQSMGASFPSFTLPYFGSPAGPVSHHHPHPLDYPPLPGYFGSAFDAVHLGKLVSNTQSQQTSTTAADVANNNAASAAAVVSSFYSSLYNPAAQQNKVSPYGAATTMGSLFPGAAHHHMTSSMMFPGSQLTASQMTHSSSSPSSSPGSTPVSLSHGSSTSPTAPSLDLDQLRRPLSVIY; encoded by the coding sequence ATGATGAGTTCGCATCAGCAACACCCGGCCTTGGGCCTCTTTTCCGGCATGGACCTTCATCGCATGGACATGgcagccgccgctgcagcggcCCAGGAGCAACAGTCCGCTGCCGCTGcacaccaccaccaccaccatcagcagcagcagcagcagcaacatcaTCATTCCCACCATCACCATCACCAGGCGCAAAGTGTCGCCTCGCCCCAGGAGCAACACATCAAACGGCCGATGAACGCCTTCATGGTCTGGTCTCGTATCCAGCGCAAGAAGATCGCCCTGGACAACCCGAAGATGCACAACAGCGAGATCTCCAAGCGCCTCGGCGCTGAGTGGAAACTCCTGAGCGAGGGCCAGAAGCAGCCGTTTATCGACGAGGCCAAACGGCTCCGGGCGAAGCACATGAAGGAACACCCGGACTACAAGTACAGGCCGCGCAGGAAGCCCAAGGTGCCCGTCTCCGCGATCCCGGGCGGCAAGAATCAGTCGATGGGCGCAAGTTTTCCCAGCTTCACGCTGCCGTACTTCGGCTCGCCGGCTGGACCGGTATCCCACCATCATCCCCATCCGCTGGACTACCCGCCACTGCCGGGCTACTTCGGCTCGGCCTTCGACGCGGTGCACCTGGGCAAACTGGTCTCAAACACCCAGAGCCAGCAGACCTCGACGACAGCCGCCGACGTAGCCAACAACAACGCGGCCTCCGCCGCGGCTGTCGTCAGTAGCTTCTACTCCAGCCTCTACAATCCGGCTGCCCAGCAGAACAAGGTCTCGCCTTACGGGGCCGCGACGACGATGGGCTCGCTCTTTCCCGGAGCTGCCCACCACCACATGACCTCGTCCATGATGTTCCCGGGCTCCCAGCTGACAGCGTCACAGATGacgcacagcagcagcagtcccaGCAGTAGTCCAGGATCGACGCCGGTATCATTGTCCCACGGATCGTCCACCTCACCCACTGCACCAAGCCTCGACCTCGACCAACTGAGGCGACCCCTCAGCGTTATATACTAG